In Pirellulales bacterium, a single window of DNA contains:
- a CDS encoding MFS transporter — METDGKAARIQLFNFSTPQMRAFHMSWIAFFLCFFAWFGIAPLMPVVRAELQLTRDQVGWCIIGSVAATIFARMLVGWLCDRFGPRITYTWLLLLGSLPVMAIGLAYDFASFLFLRVLIGVIGAAFVITQYHTSRMFASNCVGTANATAAGWGNLGGGVTQLAMPLLLAFLVGTIGLGQATSWRLAMVLAGALCAVTGVAYFLLTQDTPLGNYRQLRATRRMPTMRAAQGTLAEACRDRRVWSLFVIYGACFGMELTIDNIAALYFFDYFDYFRELEPAQALKTTGLIAAMFGGMNLFMRAIGGWIADHCGNRWGFSGRVKWLFLVLFGEGISLMMFSQATTLLLAIPLMITFAMFVKMSNGATYAIVPFINRRALGAVSGIVGAGGNTGAVVLGFLFKSEAIDWHAALLISGAAVTCISFASLSINERQAVDLPLSTGSLSPELAHVV, encoded by the coding sequence ATGGAAACCGACGGTAAAGCTGCGCGCATACAGCTTTTTAACTTCTCCACGCCGCAGATGCGGGCGTTCCACATGTCGTGGATCGCTTTCTTTCTATGCTTCTTCGCTTGGTTTGGTATCGCTCCGTTGATGCCTGTGGTGCGTGCAGAGCTGCAACTTACAAGGGACCAGGTGGGCTGGTGCATTATCGGGTCGGTCGCCGCGACGATTTTCGCGCGAATGCTAGTCGGGTGGCTATGCGATCGCTTTGGCCCCCGGATCACGTACACGTGGCTGCTACTTCTCGGATCATTGCCGGTGATGGCGATTGGCTTGGCCTATGATTTCGCCTCGTTTTTGTTCCTGCGCGTGCTGATCGGCGTGATCGGTGCGGCATTTGTGATCACGCAGTACCACACATCGCGGATGTTCGCGAGCAACTGCGTGGGCACGGCTAATGCCACTGCGGCAGGCTGGGGCAACCTTGGTGGCGGCGTTACGCAATTGGCAATGCCGCTGCTCTTGGCATTCCTGGTCGGGACGATCGGCCTCGGTCAGGCGACGAGTTGGCGGTTGGCGATGGTCCTCGCCGGGGCGTTATGCGCCGTAACAGGTGTGGCGTACTTCCTGCTCACGCAAGACACTCCGCTCGGAAATTACCGACAACTTCGCGCAACGAGGCGAATGCCGACGATGCGTGCCGCCCAGGGAACATTGGCCGAGGCGTGCCGCGACCGTCGTGTGTGGTCATTGTTCGTGATCTACGGCGCGTGCTTTGGAATGGAACTGACGATCGACAATATCGCGGCACTCTACTTTTTCGACTACTTCGACTACTTCCGAGAGCTTGAGCCGGCCCAGGCGCTGAAGACGACGGGGCTAATCGCCGCGATGTTTGGTGGCATGAATCTGTTTATGCGTGCTATCGGCGGCTGGATCGCGGATCACTGCGGCAATCGTTGGGGATTCTCGGGCCGCGTTAAGTGGCTCTTCCTGGTGCTGTTTGGCGAAGGCATCAGCCTAATGATGTTCTCGCAAGCTACTACCCTGTTGCTCGCGATTCCCCTCATGATCACTTTTGCGATGTTCGTGAAAATGTCAAACGGGGCGACTTACGCCATCGTCCCTTTTATCAACCGCCGCGCTTTGGGAGCAGTGAGCGGCATTGTCGGCGCCGGCGGCAACACCGGCGCTGTCGTCCTAGGCTTCCTGTTCAAGAGCGAGGCGATCGATTGGCACGCGGCCCTGCTGATTTCCGGCGCCGCGGTTACGTGTATTTCGTTCGCCAGTCTCTCGATCAATGAGCGGCAAGCGGTCGACCTCCCCTTATCGACTGGGAGCTTATCACCGGAGTTAGCGCATGTGGTGTGA